The following coding sequences are from one Oryzisolibacter sp. LB2S window:
- a CDS encoding TRAP transporter substrate-binding protein yields MNLSRRVLAAACAASVLSVFTGTVSAQQAREVKLGYALAVNSHYGAAAQAWADSVEKGTNGAFKFKQFPSSALGGERELIEGLQLGTVEAVIVSTGALSNFVPEVGVVDIPFLFRDTQHARAVLDGPFGQDLLTKFHKRGLIALAWGEQGFRHLTNNKHAVQKVEDLKGLKIRVTENPVHITAFKTLGASPTPMSWPEVIGALQQGTIDGQENPISVLASTKLWQVQKHLTLTAHVYAPVALIVSPNFWASLNDAQKAAFTQGAKLGALASRAFVDAVEKKGVEEAKSHGMQVVTSVDQAAFRAALEPAYKQYATKFGQKSLDAIAAVK; encoded by the coding sequence ATGAACCTGTCCCGCCGCGTCCTTGCCGCTGCCTGCGCCGCCTCCGTGCTGTCCGTATTCACTGGTACCGTTTCTGCGCAGCAGGCCAGGGAGGTCAAGCTCGGCTACGCGCTGGCCGTCAACTCGCACTACGGCGCGGCGGCACAGGCCTGGGCCGATTCGGTCGAGAAGGGCACGAACGGCGCCTTCAAGTTCAAGCAATTCCCCTCCAGCGCCCTGGGCGGCGAGCGCGAGCTCATCGAGGGGCTGCAGCTGGGCACCGTGGAGGCCGTCATCGTCTCCACGGGCGCATTGAGCAACTTCGTGCCCGAGGTGGGCGTGGTGGACATCCCGTTTCTGTTCCGCGACACGCAGCATGCGCGTGCCGTGCTCGACGGCCCCTTCGGCCAGGACCTGCTGACCAAGTTCCACAAGCGCGGCCTGATTGCGCTGGCCTGGGGCGAGCAGGGCTTTCGTCACCTGACGAACAACAAGCATGCCGTGCAGAAGGTCGAGGATCTCAAGGGCCTGAAGATCCGCGTGACCGAGAACCCCGTGCACATCACGGCCTTCAAGACCCTGGGCGCGTCGCCCACGCCCATGTCCTGGCCCGAGGTGATAGGCGCGCTGCAGCAGGGCACGATAGACGGCCAGGAAAACCCGATCTCGGTGCTGGCGTCGACCAAGCTGTGGCAGGTGCAGAAGCACCTTACGCTCACGGCGCACGTGTACGCGCCGGTGGCGCTGATCGTCTCGCCCAACTTCTGGGCCAGCCTGAACGATGCGCAGAAGGCCGCCTTCACGCAGGGCGCCAAGCTCGGGGCTCTGGCCTCGCGCGCCTTTGTGGACGCCGTCGAGAAGAAGGGTGTGGAGGAGGCCAAGAGCCACGGCATGCAGGTGGTGACCAGCGTGGACCAGGCGGCCTT
- a CDS encoding bifunctional riboflavin kinase/FAD synthetase yields MKIFRGFHHPEVAPACALTIGNFDGVHRGHQAMLALLNNEAQHRGVQSCVLTFEPHPRDYFAGRHRRPELAPARIGTLRDKLSELARCGVQQTIVLPFNEGLASLSAQDFIENVVVRGLGARYLLVGDDFRFGSQRVGDYAMLDAAGPAHGFEVARMMSYEVHGLRVSSTAVREALAAGRMQDAARLLGRPYAISGHVVHGRKLGRQLGRSAASGPHQDGFRTLNLRFAHWKPAASGIFAVLVHGLHDEPLPGVANLGVRPSLDPQDVNGGRVLLETHCLAWPEHLGAEGAYGKIVRVELLHKLHDELKYDSLDALTAGIARDCEDARAFFASTHAETRRQTTRDRI; encoded by the coding sequence ATGAAGATATTCCGCGGCTTCCATCATCCCGAGGTGGCGCCGGCCTGTGCCCTCACGATAGGCAACTTCGACGGCGTACACCGCGGCCACCAGGCCATGCTCGCGCTGCTCAACAACGAGGCCCAGCACCGTGGCGTGCAAAGCTGCGTGCTGACCTTCGAGCCGCACCCGCGCGACTACTTCGCCGGGCGGCACAGGCGCCCCGAGCTCGCCCCGGCGCGCATAGGCACGCTGCGTGACAAGCTCTCGGAGCTCGCGCGCTGCGGCGTGCAGCAGACCATCGTGCTGCCGTTCAACGAAGGGCTGGCCAGCCTGTCGGCCCAGGACTTCATCGAAAACGTGGTGGTCCGCGGCCTGGGCGCGCGCTACCTGCTGGTGGGCGACGACTTTCGCTTTGGCAGCCAGCGTGTGGGCGACTACGCCATGCTCGACGCGGCCGGCCCCGCGCATGGCTTCGAGGTGGCGCGCATGATGAGCTACGAGGTGCATGGCCTGCGCGTGTCCAGCACCGCCGTGCGCGAGGCGCTGGCCGCGGGCCGCATGCAGGATGCGGCGCGTCTGCTCGGCCGCCCTTACGCGATATCGGGCCATGTGGTGCACGGGCGCAAGCTCGGGCGTCAACTGGGACGCTCGGCCGCCAGCGGCCCGCACCAGGACGGATTTCGCACGCTCAACCTGCGCTTTGCGCACTGGAAGCCGGCCGCCAGCGGCATCTTCGCCGTGCTCGTGCACGGCCTGCACGACGAGCCCCTGCCGGGCGTGGCCAACCTGGGCGTGCGCCCCTCGCTCGACCCGCAGGACGTCAACGGCGGGCGCGTGCTGCTCGAGACGCATTGCCTCGCCTGGCCCGAGCACCTGGGCGCCGAAGGGGCCTACGGTAAAATCGTGCGCGTGGAACTGCTGCACAAACTGCACGACGAGCTGAAATACGACAGCCTTGACGCCCTCACGGCCGGCATTGCCAGGGACTGCGAGGACGCGCGCGCCTTCTTCGCCTCCACGCACGCCGAGACCCGTCGCCAGACCACCCGCGACCGAATTTGA
- a CDS encoding HNH endonuclease, whose amino-acid sequence MKVLKLSAQGLPQSWISLEQAVTHYAAGEVRWEIGAQVALFRGGHNAITGVQSQIAVSSIIGTRGVPKINPFDLRPSLTNSKLFARDRNICAYCGGHFREEELTREHIVPFARQGLNHWMNVVTACRPCNHRKGPRTPEQAHMPLLYAPYVPSLWEDFILRNRRILADQMEFLMAHVPKSSRLLS is encoded by the coding sequence GTGAAGGTCTTGAAGCTGTCGGCCCAGGGGCTGCCGCAATCGTGGATATCGCTCGAGCAGGCGGTCACGCATTACGCCGCCGGCGAGGTGCGCTGGGAGATCGGCGCGCAGGTGGCGCTGTTTCGCGGCGGACACAATGCCATCACGGGCGTGCAGTCACAGATTGCCGTGAGCAGCATCATAGGCACGCGCGGCGTGCCCAAGATCAACCCCTTCGACCTGCGCCCCAGTCTGACCAATTCCAAGCTGTTCGCGCGCGACCGCAACATCTGCGCCTACTGCGGCGGGCATTTCCGCGAGGAGGAGCTGACGCGCGAACACATCGTGCCGTTTGCCAGGCAGGGCCTCAATCACTGGATGAACGTGGTCACGGCCTGCCGCCCCTGCAACCACCGCAAGGGCCCGCGCACGCCCGAGCAGGCCCATATGCCGCTGCTCTACGCGCCCTACGTGCCCAGCCTGTGGGAAGACTTCATCCTGCGCAACCGCCGCATACTGGCCGACCAGATGGAGTTTCTGATGGCCCATGTGCCCAAGTCATCACGCCTGCTGAGTTGA